A segment of the Pseudomonas serboccidentalis genome:
GTTGAAGTTTTCCGGAAACCGGAACCCCATCATCAAACCTAATCCGATAGCCATGTCGGAATAAGCGGAAAAGTCGAAGTATATTTGCAACGTATAACTGGCAGCGCCCAACCACGCCGTGCCGAAATTCAGTTCGGACGAGGGCAGTGCGAATATCGCGTCAGCGGTAATTGCGAAGGTATCAGCCAACAACACTTTTTTTGCAAAGCCGATAACAAATCGGGTGATCCCTTCAACGACCATATCGGGGTTGACAGATCGATCCGGAAGCTCTGCTGCGATATCACGGTAACGGACAATAGGCCCGGCAATAAGTTGCGGAAACAACGACTTGAATGTACCGAAAATCAATAGACTTTTGGTTGCCTGAATGGTGCCACGGTACACATCGACCAAATAGCTGATGCCTTGAAAAACAAAAAAACTGATGCCTAGGGGGAGAAGGACGGATATGACCGGAACCGCTGACGGATGCCCAAACTTTTCAGCGATGATATTGATATTCTGGGTAATAAAACCAATGTACTTGAAGTATCCTAATACCGACAAGTTGAAAAACAGACCAAGAATAAGAAAAATCCTGGCAAGTTTATTGGCCCCTTCACTGCCACCCGGTTGTCGATATATCGCAATCAAGTAACCGAAAGCGTAGTTCCCGACAATGGCAGCCAAGAGAATCCAGACCCCTTTTGCGTCGCCCAGGTAGTAAAAAAACAGACTTGCAACCAGAATCAGAATATTTCTGAGTCGATGCCCGACTAGCTTGTAAGCTATTAAAAATGCGGGCAAAAACAGAAAAATGAATAGGTAAGAACTAAAAACCATAATCTACTTTCCAGTTGGTAACGATGGCACTGTTGCCTACGCAAGAGAGTGGCGAGATCGACACCTTCTCAGCATTATTATTTTTTCAACGCCCAACGGTAGCCACTACGTAGAAGTGGTG
Coding sequences within it:
- a CDS encoding MBOAT family O-acyltransferase; amino-acid sequence: MVFSSYLFIFLFLPAFLIAYKLVGHRLRNILILVASLFFYYLGDAKGVWILLAAIVGNYAFGYLIAIYRQPGGSEGANKLARIFLILGLFFNLSVLGYFKYIGFITQNINIIAEKFGHPSAVPVISVLLPLGISFFVFQGISYLVDVYRGTIQATKSLLIFGTFKSLFPQLIAGPIVRYRDIAAELPDRSVNPDMVVEGITRFVIGFAKKVLLADTFAITADAIFALPSSELNFGTAWLGAASYTLQIYFDFSAYSDMAIGLGLMMGFRFPENFNYPYKAASIRDFWRRWHMTLSGWFRDYVYVPLGGNRTGAARTYVNLMAVFILTGLWHGASWTFVAWGLWHGLFLVIERFTNMEGRGIPFVLRWLYTLAVVVFGWVLFRSETFEHAFHMSALMLNLRSGPENYVVAEYMSNGLLLALVAGAILSFPVYRWLCDRLSSSQRLVVGVFGLGSLFLLASMKVLSGAYSPFLYFRF